The following coding sequences are from one Spirochaetota bacterium window:
- a CDS encoding FecR family protein: MYKILLLCIILIYTIGCSSTEDEYASVIFFIGDVKKNNTEIDIGEIIAENDILTTGDISSCDVKIGGSFIRIKEKSSLSISSLVNKNNIENTILGLNVGRLLCKTKKLLKSESFLVKTPTVVAGIRGTRFSVEADIKKTTRIKVFNGRVKAIKRIKKLEDKVEELLNKAPSLTENEKTVITEKDVKKTEKVVEKLIKEGAQRGVQIEVAKIVEKIKDYVVVSKKKIQKFNIEDFQNERKEIIAVQEQPKEVIKKIAKIIQSDKEKPEPEGILLITKYEIYFIKNGKKIWKGNIIKPPIKQEDKLYIASGDFVFCASVNGPVLWKKRIINDGDIQIKDNKLHVSSKGSIRKLNIKNGEELKI, from the coding sequence ATGTATAAAATATTGCTACTATGCATAATACTAATCTATACCATAGGGTGTTCCAGCACAGAGGATGAATACGCGAGTGTTATCTTCTTTATTGGAGATGTAAAGAAGAACAATACTGAGATTGATATTGGTGAGATAATAGCCGAGAATGACATCCTTACAACAGGAGATATATCTTCTTGCGATGTAAAGATTGGCGGCTCCTTTATTAGGATAAAGGAAAAATCAAGTTTATCAATCTCATCGTTAGTTAATAAGAATAATATCGAAAATACAATTCTTGGATTAAATGTGGGACGACTTTTATGCAAAACCAAGAAACTCCTAAAATCTGAGAGTTTTTTAGTTAAAACGCCTACTGTTGTTGCTGGAATTCGTGGGACAAGATTTTCTGTTGAGGCCGATATTAAAAAGACTACTAGAATCAAGGTGTTTAATGGAAGGGTTAAGGCCATAAAACGCATTAAAAAACTTGAAGATAAAGTTGAAGAGTTATTGAATAAAGCGCCATCGCTCACGGAAAATGAAAAAACAGTTATAACTGAGAAGGATGTAAAGAAGACTGAGAAGGTTGTTGAAAAACTCATTAAAGAAGGAGCACAAAGGGGTGTACAGATAGAAGTTGCCAAGATTGTGGAAAAGATAAAGGATTATGTCGTGGTATCGAAGAAAAAGATACAGAAATTTAATATTGAGGATTTTCAAAATGAGAGAAAGGAGATTATTGCTGTCCAGGAACAGCCCAAAGAGGTTATAAAAAAAATTGCCAAAATTATACAATCAGATAAGGAAAAACCAGAACCAGAGGGGATACTCCTAATAACAAAATATGAGATATATTTCATAAAGAATGGTAAGAAGATATGGAAGGGAAACATAATAAAACCACCTATCAAGCAGGAGGATAAACTATACATAGCATCAGGCGATTTTGTGTTTTGTGCTTCAGTTAATGGACCTGTTCTATGGAAGAAAAGGATCATTAATGATGGGGACATTCAAATTAAAGACAATAAATTGCATGTCTCTTCTAAAGGAAGCATTAGAAAGCTCAATATTAAAAATGGGGAAGAGTTAAAAATATAA
- a CDS encoding helix-turn-helix domain-containing protein, protein MKFHRTIGKPFMQHKGMKMSEYINSLHIKKAKELLIGSDQDVTQIASMIGFNSLSTFYHTLQKMI, encoded by the coding sequence ATAAAATTTCACAGAACTATAGGGAAGCCCTTCATGCAGCACAAGGGGATGAAGATGAGTGAATATATTAACTCACTTCATATAAAGAAAGCCAAGGAACTGCTCATAGGCAGCGACCAGGATGTAACACAGATCGCTTCTATGATTGGTTTCAACAGCTTGTCAACGTTTTATCACACCCTCCAGAAGATGATATAG